Proteins found in one Aphelocoma coerulescens isolate FSJ_1873_10779 chromosome 27, UR_Acoe_1.0, whole genome shotgun sequence genomic segment:
- the DHX8 gene encoding ATP-dependent RNA helicase DHX8 encodes MAELAAADELAKLEYLSLVSKVCTELDNHLGINDKDLAEFVISLAEKNTTFDTFKAILLKNGAEFTDSLISNLLRLIQTMRPPPKPSTSKEAVVKPKSEKEKLRELYPALCRPDNPNIRNMLDEDDVKVAADALKELEALMPSADRQGKQRSSDHRAKKRKRSRSRSRDRKRRHRSRSRSRSRTWDKNRGKSRYRSRSRSWSPSKDRRDREKYSEKSHERWRDKHVDRPPAEEPSIGDIYNGKVTSIMQFGCFVQLEGLRKRWEGLVHISELRREGRVANVADVVSKGQRVKVKVLSFTGSKTSLSMKDVDQDTGEDLNPNRRRNLVGEINEETSMRNPDRPSHLSLVNAPEVEDDSLERKRLTRISDPEKWEIKQMIAANVLSKEEFPDFDEETGILPKVDDEEDEDLEIELVEEEPPFLRGHTKQSMDMSPIKIVKNPDGSLSQAAMMQSALAKERRELKQAQREAEMDSIPMGLNTHWVDPLPDVDGRQIAANMRGIGMMPNDIPEWKKHAFGGNKASYGKKTQLSIIEQRESLPIFRLKEQLIQAVHDNQILIVIGETGSGKTTQITQYLAEAGYTSRGKIGCTQPRRVAAMSVAKRVSEEFGCCLGQEVGYTIRFEDCTSPETVIKYMTDGMLLRECLIDPDLTQYAIIMLDEAHERTIHTDVLFGLLKKTVQKRQDMKLIVTSATLDAVKFSQYFYEAPIFTIPGRTYPVEILYTKEPETDYLDASLITVMQIHLTEPPGDILVFLTGQEEIDTACEILYERMKSLGPDVPELIILPVYSALPSEMQTRIFDPAPPGSRKVVIATNIAETSLTIDGIYYVVDPGFVKQKVYNSKTGIDQLVVTPISQAQAKQRAGRAGRTGPGKCYRLYTERAYRDEMLTTNVPEIQRTNLASTVLSLKAMGINDLLSFDFMDAPPMETLITAMEQLYTLGALDDEGLLTRLGRRMAEFPLEPMLCKMLIMSVHLGCSEEMLTIVSMLSVQNVFYRPKDKQALADQKKAKFHQTEGDHLTLLAVYNSWKNNKFSNPWCYENFIQARSLRRAQDIRKQMLGIMDRHKLDVVSCGKATVRVQKAICSGFFRNAAKKDPQEGYRTLIDQQVVYIHPSSALFNRQPEWVVYHELVLTTKEYMREVTTIDPRWLVEFAPAFFKVSDPTKLSKQKKQQRLEPLYNRYEEPNAWRISRAFRRR; translated from the exons ATGGCGGAGCTGGCGGCCGCGGACGAGCTCGCCAAGCTCGAGTATCTGTCGCTGGTCTCCAAGGTCTGCACCGAGCTCGACAATCACCTGGGCATCAACGACAAGGACCTGG CCGAGTTTGTGATAAGCCTTGCCGAGAAAAATACCACGTTTGACACATTTAAAGCAATTCTTCTGAAGAATGGTGCTGAGTTCACT gATTCCCTCATTAGTAACTTGCTACGTCTCATACAGACAATGCGGCCTCCACCAAAACCTTCTACGAGCAAAG AGGCAGTTGTCAAACCCaagtcagagaaagaaaagttgaGGGAATTGTATCCAGCCCTTTGCAGGCCAGACAACCCCAACATCAGG AATATGCTGGATGAAGATGATGTGAAAGTGGCAGCTGACGCCCTGAAAGAACTCGAAGCTCTGATGCCGAGTGCAgacaggcagggcaagcagagGAGCAGTGACCATCG GGcgaagaaaaggaagaggagcCGAAGTCGTAGCAGGGACAGGAAGCGAAGGCACAGGTCTCGCTCCAGGTCTCGTTCCAGGACTTGGGATAAGAACAGGGGAAAATCCAGATACCGGTCAAGGAGCAGAAGTTGGAGTCCCAGTAAGGACCGCAGGGATCGAGAAAAGTACAGTGAGAAGAGCCATGAGAGGTGGAGAGACAAGCACGTAGACCGTCCGCCAGCTGAGGAGCCTTCCATCGGAGACATCTACAACGGCAAAGTCACGAGTATAATGCAGTTTGGATGCTTTGTGCAGCTGGAAGGACTAAG GAAACGTTGGGAAGGCTTGGTCCACATCTCAGAGCTGCGAAGAGAAGGACGGGTTGCCAATGTTGCTGATGTTGTGAGCAAAGGACAAAGAGTGAAAGTCAAAGTGTTATCCTTTACGGGATCCAAAACCAGCCTGAGCATGAAG GATGTTGATCAAGACACTGGGGAAGACTTGAACCCAAACCGCAGAAGGAACCTGGTTGGAGAAATCAATGAGGAGACCTCCATGAGGAACCCAGACAGACCCAGTCACTTGTCCCTGGTGAACGCCCCCGAGGTGGAGGACGACAGCCTGGAACGGAAACGCCTCACCCGCATTTCAGACCCAGAGAAATGGGAAATAAAACAG ATGATTGCAGCTAATGTGCTTTCCAAGGAAGAGTTTCCTGACTTTGATGAGGAGACTGGGATTCTTCCTAAAGTTGATGATGAAGAAG ATGAAGATCTTGAGATTGAGCTAGTTGAAGAAGAGCCACCGTTTCTTCGAGGTCACACTAAACAGAGCATGGATATGAGTCCCATTAAAATAGTAAAG AATCCAGATGGTTCCTTGTCCCAGGCTGCAATGATGCAAAGTGCTTTAGCTAAAGAGAGGCGAGAACTTAAACAAGCCCAGAGAGAAGCAGAGATGGATTCTATCCCCATGGGCCTCAACACACACTGGGTGGATCCTCTCCCTGATG TGGATGGAAGACAAATAGCTGCAAACATGCGAGGTATTGGGATGATGCCAAATGATATCCCAGAGTGGAAGAAACATGCATTTGGTGGCAACAAAGCTTCTTATGGTAAGAAGACCCAGCTTTCCATCATTGAACAGAGAGAGAGTCTCCCAATCTTCAGACTGAAGGAGCAGCTGATACAA GCTGTGCATGACAACCAGATTCTGATTGTTATTGGAGAGACAGGATCTGGGAAAACAACACAGATTACCCAATACCTGGCTGAGGCAGGATACACCTCGAGAGGAAAGATTGGATGTACTCAGCCTCGCAGAGTGGCTGCCATGTCTGTTGCAAAGAGGGTGTCAGAGGAATTTGGTTGCTGCTTGGGACAAGAG GTTGGCTACACCATTCGGTTTGAAGACTGCACCAGCCCTGAAACTGTCATCAAATACATGACAGATGGGATGTTACTGAGGGAGTGCTTGATAGATCCAGATCTGACCCAGTATGCCATTATCATGCTGGATGAAGCCCATGAGAGGACCATACACACAGATGTGCTCTTTGGGCTCCTGAAGAAG ACAGTGCAGAAGCGGCAGGACATGAAGCTGATAGTGACGTCAGCAACGCTGGATGCTGTGAAGTTCTCTCAGTATTTCTATGAAGCACCAATCTTCACAATTCCTGGCAGAACATACCCAGTAGAAATTCTGTACACAAAAGAGCCAGAGACAGATTATTTGGATGCCAGTCTGATTACAGTAATGCAGATCCATTTAACAGAGCCACCAG GTGACATTTTGGTCTTTCTAACTGGCCAGGAAGAGATTGACACTGCCTGTGAAATCCTCTATGAAAGGATGAAATCTCTAGGACCTGATGTTCCAGAGTTAATTATCCTACCAGTATATTCAGCTTTACCCAGTGAAATGCAGACCAGGATCTTTGACCCAGCCCCACCAGGGAGCAGAAAG GTTGTCATTGCCACCaacattgcagagacatctttgacTATTGATGGGATATACTATGTGGTCGATCCTGGCTTTGTGAAGCAGAAAGTTTATAACTCCAAGACTGGAATTGACCAGCTGGTGGTGACACCGATTTCACAG GCTCAAGCCAAGCAGCGtgcaggaagggctgggagaaCGGGCCCAGGAAAATGCTACAGGTTATACACAGAACGTGCATATCGAGATGAGATGCTAACCACCAATGTGCCTGAAATCCAGAGAACAAATTTGGCCAGTACAGTGCTTTCCCTGAAG GCTATGGGCATCAATGATTTGCTGTCTTTTGACTTCATGGATGCTCCCCCCATGGAAACTCTCATAACTGCCATGGAGCAGCTCTACACCCTGGGAGCTCTGGATGATGAGGGACTGCTCACTCGACTTGGGCGCAGG ATGGCAGAATTCCCCTTGGAGCCTATGCTGTGTAAGATGTTGATCATGTCTGTACATCTGGGATGCAGTGAGGAGATGCTGACAATTGTCTCCATGCTGTCAGTGCAGAATGTATTCTACAGGCCCAAG GATAAACAAGCACTTGCTGATCAAAAGAAAGCTAAGTTCCATCAAACAGAAGGTGACCACCTCACCCTGCTGGCTGTGTACAATTCCTGGAAGAATAATAAATTTTCAAATCCCTGGTGCTATGAGAATTTTATCCAGGCCCGATCCTTACGCCGGGCACAGGACATTCGCAAGCAGATGTTGGGCATTATGGACAG GCATAAGCTGGATGTGGTATCCTGTGGGAAGGCAACAGTTCGTGTCCAGAAGGCCATATGTAGTGGTTTCTTCCGGAATGCAGCAAAGAAGGATCCCCAGGAAGGTTATCGGACACTCATTGACCAGCAGGTGGTCTATATCCACCCATCCAGTGCCCTCTTCAACAGGCAGCCAGAATG GGTGGTGTATCACGAACTGGTGCTGACCACCAAGGAATACATGCGTGAGGTGACCACCATCGATCCTCGCTGGCTGGTGGAGTTTGCACCAGCTTTCTTCAAGGTTTCTGATCCAACCAAGCTGagcaagcagaagaagcagcagaggctggagcccctctaCAACCGCTACGAGGAGCCCAATGCCTGGAGGATATCGCGCGCGTTCCGGCGGCGATGA
- the ETV4 gene encoding ETS translocation variant 4 isoform X2, translated as MKRYLDQQVPFTFPQQPPGGGAVLGAGKNPGEPGVPPAQDSEELFQDLRQLQETWLTEAQVPDNDEQFVPDFHSENLAFHSPPAKIKKEPQSPSEPTLSCSHEQPFQHNSEQCLYASAYNQPRQSPSPGVLIQPPLQQFPRQDRSFLTPVGPPHSTPSCGYLSESSSAYQPPVEMCHSFPSSQGMAQEDPIAYQCQLPKPCLQFPHQGFKQEHHDPQYERANQAGSSHQYPAAVVVKQEQVDYVYDSDVPDCPSMYISAESYPSHSNTEDTLGCSYDKQMRSFTDDVCVVPEKFEGDIKQEAGGYREGPPYQRRGSLQLWQFLVALLDNPTNSHFIAWTGRGMEFKLIEPEEVARLWGIQKNRPAMNYDKLSRSLRYYYEKGIMQKVAGERYVYKFVCEPEALFSMAFPDNQRPALKAELERQISEEDTVPLSHLDESGSYLPDLGSFPPQLYSKGYTY; from the exons atgaagaggtaCCTGGACCAGCAGGTGCCGTTCACTTTCCCGCAG CAGCCCCCGGGTGGCGGAGCCGTGCTGGGCGCTGGGAAGAACCCCGGGGAGCCGGGCGTGCCGCCGGCGCAGGACTCGGAAG AGCTCTTCCAGGACTTGAGGCAGCTCCAGGAGACGTGGCTGACCGAAG CTCAGGTTCCAGACAATGATGAGCAATTTGTGCCTGACTTCCATTCAGAAAACT TAGCTTTTCACAGTCCTCCTGCTAAGATTAAAAAggagccccaaagcccctcagaGCCCACGCTGTCCTGCAGCCATGAGCAGCCATTCCAGCACAACAGCGAGCAGTGCCTTTATGCCAG TGCCTACAATCAACCCAGACAGTCCCCCAGCCCAGGAGTCCTGATACAGCCACCGCTCCAACAGTTCCCTAGACAGGACAGGAGCTTCCTGACCCCTGTGGGGCCACCCCACTCCACACCCAGCTGTGGATACCTCAGTGAAAGCAG CTCTGCGTACCAGCCACCTGTGGAGATGTGCCATTCCTTCCCATCCTCCCAGGGCATGGCCCAGGAAGACCCCATTGCCTACCAGTGCCAGCTGCCCAAGCCCTGCCTCCAGTTCCCCCATCAGGGCTTCAAACAGGAGCACCACGACCCACAGTACGAGCGGGCAAaccaggcaggcagcagccaccagtacccagcagctgtggtggtcaAGCAGGAGCAGGTGGATTACGTGTACGACTCAG ATGTTCCTGACTGTCCTTCCATGTACATAAGTGCTGAGAGTTATCCAAGCCATTCAAATACAGAAGATACATTAG gcTGCAGCTATGACAAGCAGATGAGGTCCTTTACTGATGATGTCTGTGTTGTTCCAGAAAAATTTGAAG GAGACATCAAGCAGGAAGCCGGAGGGTACCGGGAAGGACCCCCATACCAGAGACGGGGATCGCTCCAGCTCTGGCAATTCCTTGTGGCCCTGTTGGACAACCCCACCAATTCCCACTTCATTGCCTGGACTGGTAGAGGAATGGAGTTCAAGCTCATTGAGCCAGAGGAG GTGGCCAGGCTGTGGGGGATCCAGAAGAACCGTCCAGCCATGAACTATGACAAGCTGAGCCGATCACTTCGCTACTATTACGAGAAAGGCATCATGCAGAAG gtggctggggagcGCTATGTGTACAAGTTTGTGTGTGAGCCTGAAGCCCTGTTCTCCATGGCCTTCCCCGATAACCAGCGGCCAGCGCTGAAGGCAGAGCTGGAGCGGCAGATCAGTGAGGAGGACACGGTGCCTCTTTCCCACCTGGATGAGAGTGGCTCCTACCTGCCAGACCTTGGGAGCTTCCCTCCACAGCTCTACAGCAAAGGCTACACGTACTAG
- the ETV4 gene encoding ETS translocation variant 4 isoform X3, which translates to MKRYLDQQVPFTFPQPPGGGAVLGAGKNPGEPGVPPAQDSEELFQDLRQLQETWLTEAQVPDNDEQFVPDFHSENLAFHSPPAKIKKEPQSPSEPTLSCSHEQPFQHNSEQCLYASAYNQPRQSPSPGVLIQPPLQQFPRQDRSFLTPVGPPHSTPSCGYLSESSSAYQPPVEMCHSFPSSQGMAQEDPIAYQCQLPKPCLQFPHQGFKQEHHDPQYERANQAGSSHQYPAAVVVKQEQVDYVYDSDVPDCPSMYISAESYPSHSNTEDTLGCSYDKQMRSFTDDVCVVPEKFEAGDIKQEAGGYREGPPYQRRGSLQLWQFLVALLDNPTNSHFIAWTGRGMEFKLIEPEEVARLWGIQKNRPAMNYDKLSRSLRYYYEKGIMQKVAGERYVYKFVCEPEALFSMAFPDNQRPALKAELERQISEEDTVPLSHLDESGSYLPDLGSFPPQLYSKGYTY; encoded by the exons atgaagaggtaCCTGGACCAGCAGGTGCCGTTCACTTTCCCGCAG CCCCCGGGTGGCGGAGCCGTGCTGGGCGCTGGGAAGAACCCCGGGGAGCCGGGCGTGCCGCCGGCGCAGGACTCGGAAG AGCTCTTCCAGGACTTGAGGCAGCTCCAGGAGACGTGGCTGACCGAAG CTCAGGTTCCAGACAATGATGAGCAATTTGTGCCTGACTTCCATTCAGAAAACT TAGCTTTTCACAGTCCTCCTGCTAAGATTAAAAAggagccccaaagcccctcagaGCCCACGCTGTCCTGCAGCCATGAGCAGCCATTCCAGCACAACAGCGAGCAGTGCCTTTATGCCAG TGCCTACAATCAACCCAGACAGTCCCCCAGCCCAGGAGTCCTGATACAGCCACCGCTCCAACAGTTCCCTAGACAGGACAGGAGCTTCCTGACCCCTGTGGGGCCACCCCACTCCACACCCAGCTGTGGATACCTCAGTGAAAGCAG CTCTGCGTACCAGCCACCTGTGGAGATGTGCCATTCCTTCCCATCCTCCCAGGGCATGGCCCAGGAAGACCCCATTGCCTACCAGTGCCAGCTGCCCAAGCCCTGCCTCCAGTTCCCCCATCAGGGCTTCAAACAGGAGCACCACGACCCACAGTACGAGCGGGCAAaccaggcaggcagcagccaccagtacccagcagctgtggtggtcaAGCAGGAGCAGGTGGATTACGTGTACGACTCAG ATGTTCCTGACTGTCCTTCCATGTACATAAGTGCTGAGAGTTATCCAAGCCATTCAAATACAGAAGATACATTAG gcTGCAGCTATGACAAGCAGATGAGGTCCTTTACTGATGATGTCTGTGTTGTTCCAGAAAAATTTGAAG CAGGAGACATCAAGCAGGAAGCCGGAGGGTACCGGGAAGGACCCCCATACCAGAGACGGGGATCGCTCCAGCTCTGGCAATTCCTTGTGGCCCTGTTGGACAACCCCACCAATTCCCACTTCATTGCCTGGACTGGTAGAGGAATGGAGTTCAAGCTCATTGAGCCAGAGGAG GTGGCCAGGCTGTGGGGGATCCAGAAGAACCGTCCAGCCATGAACTATGACAAGCTGAGCCGATCACTTCGCTACTATTACGAGAAAGGCATCATGCAGAAG gtggctggggagcGCTATGTGTACAAGTTTGTGTGTGAGCCTGAAGCCCTGTTCTCCATGGCCTTCCCCGATAACCAGCGGCCAGCGCTGAAGGCAGAGCTGGAGCGGCAGATCAGTGAGGAGGACACGGTGCCTCTTTCCCACCTGGATGAGAGTGGCTCCTACCTGCCAGACCTTGGGAGCTTCCCTCCACAGCTCTACAGCAAAGGCTACACGTACTAG
- the ETV4 gene encoding ETS translocation variant 4 isoform X1, translating to MKRYLDQQVPFTFPQQPPGGGAVLGAGKNPGEPGVPPAQDSEELFQDLRQLQETWLTEAQVPDNDEQFVPDFHSENLAFHSPPAKIKKEPQSPSEPTLSCSHEQPFQHNSEQCLYASAYNQPRQSPSPGVLIQPPLQQFPRQDRSFLTPVGPPHSTPSCGYLSESSSAYQPPVEMCHSFPSSQGMAQEDPIAYQCQLPKPCLQFPHQGFKQEHHDPQYERANQAGSSHQYPAAVVVKQEQVDYVYDSDVPDCPSMYISAESYPSHSNTEDTLGCSYDKQMRSFTDDVCVVPEKFEAGDIKQEAGGYREGPPYQRRGSLQLWQFLVALLDNPTNSHFIAWTGRGMEFKLIEPEEVARLWGIQKNRPAMNYDKLSRSLRYYYEKGIMQKVAGERYVYKFVCEPEALFSMAFPDNQRPALKAELERQISEEDTVPLSHLDESGSYLPDLGSFPPQLYSKGYTY from the exons atgaagaggtaCCTGGACCAGCAGGTGCCGTTCACTTTCCCGCAG CAGCCCCCGGGTGGCGGAGCCGTGCTGGGCGCTGGGAAGAACCCCGGGGAGCCGGGCGTGCCGCCGGCGCAGGACTCGGAAG AGCTCTTCCAGGACTTGAGGCAGCTCCAGGAGACGTGGCTGACCGAAG CTCAGGTTCCAGACAATGATGAGCAATTTGTGCCTGACTTCCATTCAGAAAACT TAGCTTTTCACAGTCCTCCTGCTAAGATTAAAAAggagccccaaagcccctcagaGCCCACGCTGTCCTGCAGCCATGAGCAGCCATTCCAGCACAACAGCGAGCAGTGCCTTTATGCCAG TGCCTACAATCAACCCAGACAGTCCCCCAGCCCAGGAGTCCTGATACAGCCACCGCTCCAACAGTTCCCTAGACAGGACAGGAGCTTCCTGACCCCTGTGGGGCCACCCCACTCCACACCCAGCTGTGGATACCTCAGTGAAAGCAG CTCTGCGTACCAGCCACCTGTGGAGATGTGCCATTCCTTCCCATCCTCCCAGGGCATGGCCCAGGAAGACCCCATTGCCTACCAGTGCCAGCTGCCCAAGCCCTGCCTCCAGTTCCCCCATCAGGGCTTCAAACAGGAGCACCACGACCCACAGTACGAGCGGGCAAaccaggcaggcagcagccaccagtacccagcagctgtggtggtcaAGCAGGAGCAGGTGGATTACGTGTACGACTCAG ATGTTCCTGACTGTCCTTCCATGTACATAAGTGCTGAGAGTTATCCAAGCCATTCAAATACAGAAGATACATTAG gcTGCAGCTATGACAAGCAGATGAGGTCCTTTACTGATGATGTCTGTGTTGTTCCAGAAAAATTTGAAG CAGGAGACATCAAGCAGGAAGCCGGAGGGTACCGGGAAGGACCCCCATACCAGAGACGGGGATCGCTCCAGCTCTGGCAATTCCTTGTGGCCCTGTTGGACAACCCCACCAATTCCCACTTCATTGCCTGGACTGGTAGAGGAATGGAGTTCAAGCTCATTGAGCCAGAGGAG GTGGCCAGGCTGTGGGGGATCCAGAAGAACCGTCCAGCCATGAACTATGACAAGCTGAGCCGATCACTTCGCTACTATTACGAGAAAGGCATCATGCAGAAG gtggctggggagcGCTATGTGTACAAGTTTGTGTGTGAGCCTGAAGCCCTGTTCTCCATGGCCTTCCCCGATAACCAGCGGCCAGCGCTGAAGGCAGAGCTGGAGCGGCAGATCAGTGAGGAGGACACGGTGCCTCTTTCCCACCTGGATGAGAGTGGCTCCTACCTGCCAGACCTTGGGAGCTTCCCTCCACAGCTCTACAGCAAAGGCTACACGTACTAG